From the Cryptomeria japonica chromosome 2, Sugi_1.0, whole genome shotgun sequence genome, one window contains:
- the LOC131859899 gene encoding protein LURP-one-related 5-like, with the protein MHNQPSLSSPAHIVIDDKFCSIKSTTFTVWKKSLIFNGKGFTVFDSAGNLAFRVDNYASNAKSEILLMDDVGNVLITLLRKRWNLHRRWDGFRGDTVQREKPIFTVTKSSFFSNKIRANVFLDFARQIKRCDYQMEGWSCKSSCTIFSASRDIIAQFKQKEAKSDLMLGNDVFTLLVQPQVDQAFIMGLIQFMRQLSCL; encoded by the exons ATGCATAACCAGCCTTCACTCTCCTCTCCGGCCCACATTGTCATCGATGATAAATTTTGTTCAATCAAGTCCACCACCTTCACAGTCTGGAAGAAATCCCTCATATTCAATGGCAAAGGCTTCACCGTCTTTGATTCAGCTGGAAATCTGGCTTTCAGAGTGGATAACTATGCATCCAATGCCAAAAGCGAAATACTTCTTATGGATGATGTAGGAAACGTTCTAATTACATTGCTTCGCAAG AGATGGAACCTTCACAGAAGATGGGATGGGTTCAGAGGAGACACAGTTCAACGTGAGAAGCCCATATTTACCGTTACAAAGTCCTCTTTCTTCTCAAACAAAATCAGGGCTAATGTGTTTTTAGATTTTGCGAGGCAAATCAAGCGTTGTGATTACCAGATGGAGGGATGGTCGTGCAAGTCTTCATGTACAATATTCAGTGCATCTCGAGACATTATTGCACAG TTTAAACAGAAGGAAGCAAAATCTGATTTGATGTTGGGCAACGATGTCTTCACCCTGCTTGTGCAGCCTCAAGTAGATCAAGCGTTTATTATGGGATTGATT caatttatgcgGCAACTTTCTTGTTTATAA